The region GTCTGTCGCCGATGGACCTCCGCTGGGTTCGGGCTGTGGCGGCGTCGCGGCCTCGCTGTCGCGTCCTCACGGCCCACACCTGGTCTTGCGGTAGCCCCCCGCCGAGTTCCCCGTGATTTCCCCGGGAAACGCAAGTCGGCTCGACGCGCGTTTCCCAGGGAAACCCGTCCAGAGAGGACGACGAGTGGGTTGGGCCGCCGCGACATGGAGGTCCCGTCTCGATGCTATGGAGATCGAGGTAGGCCGCGTCATCCAGGACCCCAACCAGCCCCGAAAAGAGATCGAAGACGAAGCCCTCGCCAGGATCGCGGAGTCGCTGAGGACCCAAGGCAATTTCAACCCATCCAGGTCCGCTGGACCGCCGAGGCCGAGCGGTGCGTCGCCCGCCTTATCGACGCCAATCTGGCCGACCGGCTCGCCGACGAGTTGGTCGAAAACTGCCTGCGAGAAGACGAGAAGAGCTGACCGCGATGGAGAAGGCCAGGGCTTACCGGGCCTTGATGGACGCCAAGGACTGGTCGGTCCGCAAGCCGGCCGAGGAACTGGCCATCTCCCGCGGCCGCGTCTCGTAGGCGACGACCCTGCTCTCTCTCCCCGAAACGGTCCAGGAGCAGGTGGACCAAGGCGGATTGTCCTCGACGACCGCCTACGCAATCTCGCGAGTGGCCGACCCGGACGAACAGGTCCGGATCGCGGACGCGACGATCCGGCACGGGCTGAGCCGGGCCGACATCATCAAGGAGACCCGGTCCACGCCTCGCAAGAAGGGCTCGAAGCCGGCCGCGCGCAAGGCGCGGGCGGTCCGGGTCTTTCGAGAGGTCGGATTCAAGGTGACCGTGGAACGAAAGGCGGGCGTCGATCCGATGGAGGCGGCCGAAGCCTTGGAGCGGATCGCCGCCGCGATGAGAGCCGAGGCCGACGATGGGTCGTTGGCCGCCTGAGTGCATGAGCAGGCCCCGCCCCCGAGGTTTAGGGGCGGGGCAGGTCGTTCAAACCACGTCGCTCGACGAACCGAACGCCGTCGGCATGGGCCAGGGGGCGACGACCTGGCCCATGCCGACGGCCGAAGCGAAGACCCCGCGTCGGGTCCGCAGCCGAAAGGCCGGCGCGACGACCGAGGTCGAGTTGGAAGGGCGGCGGATCCACCTCTCCGAAGACGTCCTTTCCGGCTCCGCATGCCGGCCTCCCAGCGAGGGCGGAAGATCGGCGGGATCGCCGAAGAGGTCCTGGACGAAGCACTGCCACAAATCGAACGTCAACCGGGTCGGCTGACGGACGGACCAGCGTGAATTATCATGACGGGCCGCGACGATCCGCCGGCGGGGGCGGTCATTCGACGAACGTCTCCGAACGGTGGGACTCGGATCCGTATCGCGAAATCCCGCCCACGTGCTGGACGTACGACTCGAGCGAACCGTAGAGCTTGTAGCCGCGTCGCGCCAGCGAGCGCGCCCACCGCAGGTCGTAGGTCAGCGTGGGCCATTCCGAAGACTTCCCTCGATCTTCGAGCACCACCTCCACCGCCCGTTTCGGCATCATCAGGCACTGAGTGCCGAAGAAGCGTCGGGTCGGTACGACGGCGGACCCGTAGCCGCCGAACGGTTGGTAGAGGGTGTACAGGCCGGCGTCGGGAGCCAGTCGGACGCCGGCCAGGAAGGGGATGAATCGGCCGGAGAAGACGACGTCGTCCTCCAGGAACAAGAGGCATTCGCGACGGCCCAACCCGTTCAGTCCATGGTCGAGCGCGGCGTAGGCCGCGTCGTTGATCGATTCGAAGTCGGTGGCGTCGCCGAGGCGGGGATGGATCGCCACGGCGGCGGGGCCGAGGCGGTGGAGCAGGGAGACGTAATCGCCGGGTAGCGTAACCGCGGCGGTGAGGTCGACCGACGCCAGGGGCGGGGGGAGGGCGTCGGCGATCCGTCGGGCGTAAGACTCGACGAACATGCGCATCAGCGACGTATCGCGCGCACAGGTCATGACGACCGGCTGGATCGCGTCCAACGAGGGCGACGGTCCGTCGAGGCGTTCATGGTACATGGGTTCAGACTCGCCCGTCGCGTCGCCGCATCGCCCCTGCGGGCTGATCCGGACGGCGGGCCGCGACGCCGTAGATGGCGGACGAATCCGCGATTATGCTCTTGGTGATTGCGACTTCCGGGCCGCCGCGACGATGCGAGTCGGCCTCGCGCGGACGACGAGCCGCTCACCGACGCCCTAGACCGCGTCGCGCTGGAGGCGTGCGTCGGGGGCCCGCTCTATCCGGGGATCGAGGCGGGCGACTCCATCCTGGGCGACGCGTCGCGGTACGAGGAGGGCGAGGCGTTTCGCCTCTCGCACGGAGCGGTGCTGCCCGGCGAGGTTACGCAGGCCAACGCCGTGCCGTGGCAGGCCGACTTCATGGCCTGCCGCTGGGAGGAGACCTCCGGGCCTAGGTTGAGGCGGCTGGCTTGGTGGCCCGCCCAGCGTCCCGACGACGTCTTCCCGGCCGTGGGGGCGACCGAGATGGTGCCCTGGGCCCGCGGGCTCGGCGAGGACTTCCAGGACATGGTGGACAAGTGGGACCGCCTCGGCGTCGTGGTCGACAAGGGGAACGACGCGCCGTTCTTCGTCGAGGTCGATCGCGACGAAGAGTCGCTGGGACCGTGAGCCGGCCGCGACCGCCGTCGGCCTCATATGCGGCCGACGTGGCCGTGCTGGGGGGCGGGCCGACCGGCGCGGCCGCGGCGATCGCTCTGGCCGAAGCCGGGCGGTCGGTCGTGGTCGTCGAGAGGTCGCGGTACGATTCCGCCCGGGTCGGCGAGGCGCTGCCGCCCGAGGTGCGGACGCCCCTGGCCGAGTTGGGAGTCTGGGACCGCTTCCTCGCGTGCGGCCCTTCGCCGTCCCCGGGCGTCGCGTACGCTTGGGGTGAACATGCATTAAAATATCATGATTTTATATTGAATCCCGTCGGTCCGGGGTGGGCGGTCGACCGGGCGCGTTTCGACGCCATGCTGGCGGCCGCGGCTGCGGCCCGCGGGGCGCGGGTCCTCACGGCGACTCGGCCGCTCTCCTTGGGGCGCGGCCCGGCCGGCGGGTGGACCTTGGTGGCGGCCTCGCCGGACGGGCCGATCGGGTTGAGGGCCCGGGCGCTGGTCGACGCCACGGGGCGCGCCTCGTCGCCGGTCCGGCGGCTGGGGGGCGGACGCCTCGTCGTCGACCGGCTGGTCGGCCTCGTCGCTTTCCTGGAGGCAAGCGGCATGGAGGACCGCGGGACGCTCGTGGAGGCCGCGGAGGACGGCTGGTGGTATACGGCGCCGATCCCGGGCGGGAAGGTCGCGGCGGCCTTCATGACCGACGCCGACATGGTCCCGAAAGGCCGGGCCGCGCGGGGGGCGCTCTGGCGCGTGCGCCTGCACGGCGCATGCGAGACGCGTGGCCGCCTCGAGGGCCGGAGGGTCCTGATCGAGCCCGGGATGGTCCTGGCGAACACCACGCTCATCAAGCGGCCGGCCTGGGACGGCCGGGCGGCCGCGGGCGACGCCGCGGCCACGCTGGATCCGCTCTCGGGCCAGGGGATTCATCGCGCCCTCTGCTCGGGCCTGGACGCGGCCCGGGCCGTCGACGCCCACCTGCGGGGGGATCCGTGGGCCCTGAGTCGCTACTCTCTCCAGGTGGCGTCCGATTTCGCCGCCGACCTCGCGGAGCGAGCCCGATTCTACGCGCGCGAGCGACGTTGGCGAGGGCGGCCGTTCTGGGAACGGCGGACGGGACGCCCTTCGCCCGGCGGATTGACCGTTTCCTAAAAAACCAGGGTCGTCGCGGTCGTCCGTTCCGACAGGCTCGCAAGCCGACCCAGGTCATTATGTCCGAAAACTCGGATTTTCGATTGACTTGCACGGCGGTGGCAACAAAATTAAGCACAAGTCCCGATATAACGAACTCATTTTCAGGTTCTGGGAGAGCGGTAACTGATTATCGACCCACTTGCCCTCGGTTTTCCGGCGGCTTAGGTTGGTGGTCATGAGCGAATCGGACCTCGCCAAGCTGGATCGCGACGCCCTGATCGCCCTGATCCTGAAGCTCCAGGCCGAGATCGAGGCCCTGAAGCGGTCGGGCAAGCGGCAGGCGGCGCCGTTCTCGAAGGGGACGCGCAAGGCCGATCCCAAGCGGCCCGGCCGGAAGCCCGGCGAGGGGTCGTTCAAGACCCGCGAGGCCCCCGCCCCCGAGACGCTCTCCGAGCCGCCGATCGACGTCCCCGTCGTCGAGGCCGAGTGCCCGAAGTGCGGCGGCGAACTCGACGAGGGCCGGGTCGAGGAGGCCTCGATCACCGACCTGCCCGAAGTCGTCAGGCCTCGCGTGCGGCTCTTCCGGGTCGGCGTCCGACGCTGCAAGCGGTGCAAGGCGACGGCCCGCGGCCGCCACCCCGACCTCGCCGCCGACCAACGCGGCGCGACCGCGCATCGGCTCGGCCCGCGGATCCTGGCCGCCGCCCATTTCCTCCATTACGGCCTGGGCGTGCCGGTCCGCAAGCTGCCGGCCCTGCTCGAGGCCCTCGTCGGCGTCCGCCTCACCCAGGGGGCGATCACGCTCGACGCCCTGAAGAAGGCCGCCGGGGCGATCGGGGCGACGTATCGAAACCTGTGCGATTCCGTCCGCGAGGCGCCCTTCGTCCACACCGACGACACCGGCTGGCGCGAAGGGGGCTCGCCGAGGTGGCTGATGGTCTTCGAGACCGACGCGGCGACCGTCTATCAGGTCCGCCCGCGGCACCGCAACGAGGAGGTCCGCGAGCGGATCCCCGCCGACTACCGGGGCGTGATGATCACCGACCGGGCCGGGGTCTACGACGCCGAGGCCTTCGCGGGCGTCGAGAAGCAGAAGTGCCTGGCCCACGCGTTGCGGTCGATCTCGGAGGTCCTGGAGTCGAAGACGCGAGGAGCCCGTCGGTTCGCGAAGCGGCTGAAGGACCTGCTGAAACGGGCCCTGGAACTCGGGCGGGAACGCCGCGCCGGTCCGCCGCCGGCCGACTTCGCCGGACGCGTGCGACGCCTGAAATTCGCGCTGACCGACCACCTCCGCGACCGGACGCTCCGGGACCGCGACGACCAGCGGCTGCTGAACGAGCTGGGCCGCTGCAACGACGCGGGGTCCCTGGTGCGGTTCCTGGACGACCCCCGGGTCGAGCCGACGAACAACCGCGCCGAGCGGGCGCTGCGGCCGGCGGTGATCGCGCGGAAGACGTCGCAATGCACCAAGAACGCGCGAGGTACGCGAGCCTTCGAGGCCTGGACCAGCGTCCTGCGGACCCTGTCGAGGACCCTCCCGGCCCCCGACCTGCTCGATGACATTGTCCGCATCACCCACCCCGCCGCCCCCCCGATCTCCTGAGACGGACGCCGGAGCGCTAATCAGTTACGGAGAGCGTACGATGCCGTACAAGATGGGCGGGCCTAACTGCACTCAAGGCGTATCCGGGACCACCTCCTCGCCGGATACGGGGGCTCAGAATCGAGGCGACGCGACGATGGCCTCGCCCGCCGACCCCTGCCCATGCTCATCGTTCCCCAAGGGGTGCTGCGGCTCCGGCGGACCCGGCGGGGGCCCGGGGCCCCGGGGCGGATTCGGGGGCCCCGGGGCGGATTCGGGGGGCCCCGGGGCGGAACCGCGATCGGATGGTGAGCCGAGACGGGCGCATTCGCACGGGGGCGACGACGGGCGGGGCCACGGCGGACGTCGACGAGGATGCTCGTCGAAGCCATAATTAAGAGGATGATGATGCAATCAAATAATCAGGGCACCGGGGACATGGTCCTGTCTCGCATCCAGGCGGCGTTGGGCCGCCTGAGCGGACTTGCCCCGCTGCCTTACGGGGCCGCGTCGGGCATGCTGACCATCCCGGGTGGGGCTGGGAGGGTGGACCTCGGCCACCTCTTCCTGATGGTCGATTGGGGGTTCCCCGCCGGCTCGCCCGCCGACCTCCCGCTCGTGCTGCGGTACAAGAACGCCAGCGTCGAGCTCACTGAGTTCGGCAAGAGCTGGTCGATGCCCTACCACAGGGCCATCGAGTGGTACGACGACGAGGCCACCATACTGACGCCCATCCGCGTGGACCACTACGAGCGGATCGGTGCCGGGCCGTCCTACGCACCGCTCGACGGAGTGAGCAGCACGCTGACGGGAGCCCCCGGTGGCGAGTGGGCCGAGACCCAGCAGGACGGGACCTCGTACCACTACGACGCGACGGGGGCGTTGCGCACGATCCGCAACCGCGCGGGCGTCCGCTGGACCTTGACGTGGGACCAGGTCTACACCCGCATGCGCTCGATCGAAGGGCCGTTCGGGCGCAGGACGACGCTGACGCACGCTCCGTCGGGGATGATCCGTCGGGTGCAGGACCCGGGGGGCAGGATCTTCACCTTCACGGTCGACGCCAACGATAACCTGGCGCGGATCACAACGCCGGCGCTCTGCGTCACCAGTTTCGCCTACGTCCCCACGTCAGGTAGCGGGACGGCGAAGAATCGGATGGTCGCCAGAATCGACCCCCTGGGCAACCGCACAACGTTCACCTACACCCTGCCGATGGAGGTGGCAGAGCCGGCGGTGTTCCAGTCATTCCGCCTGCCGACGGGTCAGATCACGACGCTGACGTCGGGGTACAGCCCGCCGCGAACCACGATCATCGACCCGCGGGGCGGCCGGTGGACCGTGACGTTCGACAGCCGGACCCGGCCGGTCGCGACGATCGATCCCCTGGGCATCCGGACGAGCTATCAGTGGGACTCGTTCTCGTCCTACGGCCTGACCCGCGTCACGGACGGCCGAGGGGTGCGGACGACGTTCGGATACGTCGAGACGAGTACGGGAGTTTACCAATCATCGTCGGTGCAGACGGCGGCCGGGACCTATCAGCTAGCCTACGGAGCGGAGGGGCGGCTGCGTCGCGTGATCGACGAGCGGGGAAATGTCTCGACTTTGATGTGGGATAGCCAGGGCAACCGTACTGCAGTGATCGACCCGTACGGTGTGCGTACCAGCTACGCGTACGACGCACACGGGCGACCTGCAGCCGTTATTGATGGACTGGGGCGGAGGTCGACTCGGATTTACGATGCCTTAGGACGCTCTGCCGCAGACATCGATCCGCTTGGCAATCGGACGTCATACGCATATGACGTCAATAGCCAGCCCAGACGTACCGTAGATCAGCTGGGTAACATATGGACGACGATGTATGATGATGTAAACAGGCTGGCGGCGGAAATCAACCCTCTGGGAGGCCGCTCAAGCTACTCGTACGACCTAACCGGTCGTCTAATCAGCGTCATAAGCCCGGTCGGCCGACGCGCCACAATGATCTACGGTCCTACTGGAGACCAGTTGGTAAGGATCGATGCTGCGGGCAAGCGGACGACCTATACTTATGATTCTGTTGGTAACTTGATCAGTGCTAAGAATCCAGCGGGCGATGTGGCGACTACGAGTTACGATGCTTTGAATCGGCCCGTAGTGGCGTTGGACTCGTCTCAGGGGCGGATAAGTTTGTCTTACGATCCAGCGGGTAATATTAGGCGGACTACTAATGCTGCTGGGGCTATGTATACAAATATTTATGATTTGGCGAACCGTTTGGTCGTCAGCGTAGATCCCGTTAGGGCTCGGACCACCTACGTTTACGATCAGGCAGGTAACCTGAAAAGAGTTGTGGACGCTCTGGGGGCTATTACGACTGCCGTACTGGATAAATTGAACAGACGCCTTGCCAATGTAAGTTCGATCGGAGGTCGCACTTCATACGCGTACGACAAGGTTGGAAACGAGATTCGCCGCGTTGATCCTCTGTCAAGAATTACCACGTCCTCATACGACGGTGCCAATCGGCTGATAAGTGTAATTGAGCCTAATAATGCGCGTGCTACTAGGATTTATGATAAGATCGGCAGATTGGCGTCGGTCGTCAAGGCGAACGGTCAGCGGAGCAGCGTAGTCTACGACAAGATTGGACGGGAAATCCGCACTATCGACCCGTTGGGACGTCGCACGACATATGCATATGATCCGGAAAACAATTTGGTAAGCGAGATCGATGGAAGAGGTGTCAGGACAAGCTACACATATGATGCCGTCGGTCGAGTGGTGAATTGCGAGTATAATGACGGTTCCCGCCTGACGATCTCTTACGATGCCAACGGACGCAGGCTCGTGCTCGCGGATTGGAACGGCCGAACATCCTGGACCTACGAAACGGGCGGCCAAGTGAAGCGGATGGCAAATTCCAAAGGTTACACCGTTAGTAATGTGTGGGATAAAGCGGGGAGGCGCTTGTCCATGGTTGTTCAGGGAGTCGGAACCTTCGCCTACTCATACAATGCGACAGGATCGACGAGAAGGATGGTGAATCCTGCGGGAGAGATTACCAGTTGGTCCTACGATCTGGTTGGTCGCGAGATCCGTATCCTTTCGGGAAATGATCGTCAGACCTCCTTCGCTTACGACAACGGGGGCAGACTTTCAAGGTTGAGTAACTATAGCAACACAGGCACCACGTTGTCAAGTTATCGGTATTCATATGATGATATGGGTAATAAGCGGAGCTCGGTTGAACTCTCGGGCGATCGTGTTTCGTGGAGCTACGACAGCTCGGACCGCCTGGTCAGTGAACGGAGGAGCGGCGCGAACGCATTCTCCGAGACGATCTCCTATGACCTCGTTGGCAACAGGATCTTGAGTCGTTCCGTCGGGGGACGCACGACTTACGCTTATGATGCGGCAGCCCAGATCAGAAGGTATACAGATTCGACGGGTGTCACGACGATCACCTACGACGGTTCCGGGAACCTGAGGAGTCGCATCACCTCCTCAGGCCAACGCTATACAAATATTTGGGACCCGCGGGGCTACTTAGGAGCCGTGGCACAGCCATCCGGGGCGAGGGTGTCGTTCGTATACGATGGAAACGGATACAGAGTCGAGCAGCGTAGTGCTTCTCAATCCATAAAGTTCCTCTGGGATAACCGAAATGTAGTAGTGGAGGAGGTTGTCGGTAGCGGTAGCCCAGTGGTTTATACGGTTGCTCCCAAGATCTATGGCGATGTTATATCGAGTCGAAGTAGTAGTTCGACAACGAATTATTTGTTTGATGGGCTTAGTTCCGTTCGGGCGTTGCTCAAGGCGGGGTCCTTAACTGATTCCTATGTCTACACCGCTTCTGGAAAGCTCGTGTATTCCAGCGGTTCTTCCACGAATCGATATCGATTCGCTGGGAGAGTTGGCTATGCCATCGTTGATGGTCTTGAGTTGTATCTCGCGAGAGCTAGATTCTACGATCCTCTTTCGGGTAGATTTATATCCGTTGATCCAATTGGCGCGTTTGCGATGTTCGACCCGTATGGATATACGCGTGGTAACTATGTGAACAAGGTCGACCCCTCCGGGTTGTTCTTAGGGTGGGGCTATGGGAATTTCTGTGGCTGGTCAAAGCAGGCGGCGTGCCCGCCGTTCATGGATCCTCGGGAGCCGGTCGACATCGTCGATGCCGCGTGTCAGCGCCACGATTGCTGCATCGGAAGTGGTTATATTTCCGGGTGGTGTAATTGGAGACATTGCACGTTGGCGTTGTGTGATCAAGTCAAGGATGCATTTGTATGGCAGTGCCAGGCGGAGTACGGTCTCGACGACACCCAATACCGATATAGGCAGTGTACTCTTGCAGCTGCATCGATCGCGTTGGGGCTTTGCGGTAGCCCTAGGATGCCCTGGGAGTGATCTCGTCCGTTTGTCTATGACCTGCTGGAGATAACCAGAGATCATTTAGGAGGTTTGGATGCTGAGTTTTGGCATTTTCGGCCGATCCTCCGAGGTTGCAGCGTCATGTGGACGGGTGTTTGCGATCGTTAGTCTGCTGACTGCTGTAGTGGCCTCGATTGGTTGTGATCCGGGCGTTGACAGCTGGGCGCGGTTTCAAGAAACGAAGCAGTTTGACGGGGGAGCACCTGCGGTCTGCGCCGCGATGGGGACCATCGTCTTTTCATCGCCGCAATCAGGTCACGGAGATATTTACTCGTGGGATGAGTTCGGTTATCATGGACTACATAGGTTGACGCATGATGAACAGTTCGAATCGCATCCAGTGTGCTCGCCCGACGGCAGGTGGATAGTCTACTCCAAAGAGGAAGCGGGGTATGCGCATTTATGGATCATGTCGAGTGATGGCAGCGGCCAGAGGCAGCTGACGAGTGGTAAATTCTTTGATTATCCAAAAGGTTTTTCGGGTGATTGCGCATCGGTGTATTTTGTGCGGATATACCCTTCGTCCGGGATGGCGAGATCGGCTGATTGGTGGCATGTTAATCTGGATGGGACGGGACTCGTTAAGGGCGGAGGCCCCCAGAACATTCCCGCGTCCGGATCGTCGATAGATGTGCCTGGAGTGGGGACGTACGATTTTCAGAGATATCGCAAAATGATAGTCCAGAAGATTGGCAAGGAGCCTGAAGTAGTTGAGCTGCCGCCAGGTGTCACTTCGTTCGCAGTCCTAGATCGCGACCGAGAAAGGATTGTGTATTCAAGCTTGGCACGAGGCGACACTTTTGTGGAGATTTATCAAGTTGATCTGAAATCCGATAAACTGTCGCGACTGCGGTGATTAGATCCACCTGTTCGGCAGTCACGCACAATTTGAGTCCTAAAGAATGTGGCCAACCATCTTGTTTCGTGTCGATCCCGCCGCCGCCCCCATGTCCACGAGTCTCAGCTTCGATGATTTAGTGGAGCGTCCTGATTAATGCGGAGTATGAGTGATGAGAATCAGCTAAGGTTTGTCCGAGCAGAGACTCCTGCGCTCGTACCAGAACTAGAGGCTGGATTGAGTCCTGAGGATTATAAGATCGCTTGCAAGCTTGCATCGCGAGCCCAGTACGATGATGCAGACCGTTTCTACACTTCGCTCCAAAGCCGAGCCGCCGCATCAGGTGAGACCGGTCTGTGTGCCCGCGTTGCAAATGATAGGGCTGTTCTGGCCGTCATCGCGGGGCACCGTGGGGAGGCCGTCCGTTTTTTGGCCGACGCCCTCGCCATGGACCCTGGATGCCTGCCCGCCCTTATCAATCGAGACTTTCTCTACGCCATCGGAGGGGTAGGGTCGGAGTTCCACGGTCATGGCGCAGAATGGATCGACGACCCGGGCACAATCCGAGTGGCGATCTTATCGTTTTTATTCAATTGGCCGTCGACCGGGGGCGGCACGGTCCACACCTTCGAGTTGGCGAAGATCCTGAGCCTCGCCGGCTACGACGTCCGCCACGTCTACGCCCGATTCGAACCCTGGGGTGTGGGCCGGGTGGCGGGCGACCTGCCGTATCCCAGCGAGATCCTCGACTTCGACGAACAAGAGTGGAACCTCCCGGCGGTCGAGCACCGGTTCCGCCGGGCCGTGGCGGCGTTCGACCCGGACTGCGTCGTCGTCACGGACAGCTGGAACGTCAAGCCGCTGCTGGCCGAGGCGGCGCGAGGTTACCCTTACATCCTCCGCCTCCAGGCGCTCGAGTGCCTCTGCCCCCTGAACAACGTCCGCCTGCTGCCGCAGCCGGGCGGCGGATTCGCCCAGTGCGGGTTGAACCAACTCGACGACCCGGCGGAGTGCTCTAACTGTCTGATGGAGAACGGGCGGTTCTCGGGTGCGCTTCATCAGGCGGAACGGGAGTTCTGCGGGGTGGGCACGCGTGAGTACCACGAGAGGCTGCTGCGGGCCTTCGCCGGGGCGGAGGCGGTCCTGGCCGTCAACCCGCCGACGGCGGCGATGGTCGCCCCCTACGCGAAGGACGTCCGGGTCGTCACGGCCGGCATGGACCCGGCCCGATTCCCCTGGCCCGCGCCCGAGGAACCCCGCGAGCCGTGGGCCGACGGACGGTGCGCGCTGTTCTTCGCCGGCCTGGCGGACGAGCCGATGAAGGGCTTCCACGTGGTGCACGAGGCCTGCCGTCGGCTCTGGTCGCGACGCAAGGATTTCGTCCTCGAGGCCACGATCGACCCGGCTCCGGGCGACGAGGAGTTCCTGCGCTGCGTGGGGTGGCAGTCCCAGGAGGACCTGCCGCGCCGGTTCCGCGGCGCGGACGTGGTCGTCTTCCCCACCATCGCCCAGGAGGCGCTCGGCCGCACGGCGGTGGAGGCGATGGCCGCCGGACGTCCGGTCGTCGCCAGCCGGATCGGGGGACTGCCGTTCACCGTCCTCGACGGGGAGACCGGCCTGCTGTGCGAGCCGGGCGACCCCGACGACCTGGCCCGGAAGATCGAGGCCCTGATCGACGACCCCGAGGCGAGGGCGAGGATGGGCCGGGCGGGCCGCAGGCGGTTCGAAGAGCACTACTCCTGGGACGTGATCATCGAGAAGCACTACCGGCCGCTCCTGAAGCGGCGGCCGCGCGAGGTCACCCGGCGCTGAAGCCGGAGGTTGTCGAGGCCGAGCCATGTCGATCCGCCGCGTCGCCCTGATCTACGACGACACCCATCGCCCGGAGACCACCGGCACCTACTGCCGCCGCGCGCTGGCCGAGGTCGCGGAAGTCGAGCATTTCACGCCCGCCGAGCTGGATCGCGTCCCCCGCGCGGGGTTCGACCTCCACCTGTACGTCGACGACGGGATGGGCTACCCCGCGCCGGCCGACCTGAGGCCGTCCGCCTGGTGGGCCATCGACACGCACCTGGACTTCGACCGATGCCTGGAGAAGGCCGCGGCCTGCGACCTGACGTTCGCCGCCCAGCGCGACGGCGCGGAGGCCTTGAAGTCGGCGGGCGTCGCGACCGCCTCCTGGCTCCCGCTCGCCTGCGACCCCCAGGTCCACGGCCGTCAGCAGGTCGACAAGGCGTACGACTTCGCGTTCGTGGGCCACGTCTTCCCGGGGCCCAGGGCGGACCTGCTGGACTTGCTCCGCCGGCGTCGCCCCGCCTGCTTCGTCGGCAACGCCTACTTCGAGGAGATGGCGCGGATCTACTCGGCCGCGCGGGTCGTGTTC is a window of Planctomyces sp. SH-PL62 DNA encoding:
- a CDS encoding LodA/GoxA family CTQ-dependent oxidase, which gives rise to MRLPGRRDDASRPRADDEPLTDALDRVALEACVGGPLYPGIEAGDSILGDASRYEEGEAFRLSHGAVLPGEVTQANAVPWQADFMACRWEETSGPRLRRLAWWPAQRPDDVFPAVGATEMVPWARGLGEDFQDMVDKWDRLGVVVDKGNDAPFFVEVDRDEESLGP
- a CDS encoding NAD(P)/FAD-dependent oxidoreductase, which gives rise to MSRPRPPSASYAADVAVLGGGPTGAAAAIALAEAGRSVVVVERSRYDSARVGEALPPEVRTPLAELGVWDRFLACGPSPSPGVAYAWGEHALKYHDFILNPVGPGWAVDRARFDAMLAAAAAARGARVLTATRPLSLGRGPAGGWTLVAASPDGPIGLRARALVDATGRASSPVRRLGGGRLVVDRLVGLVAFLEASGMEDRGTLVEAAEDGWWYTAPIPGGKVAAAFMTDADMVPKGRAARGALWRVRLHGACETRGRLEGRRVLIEPGMVLANTTLIKRPAWDGRAAAGDAAATLDPLSGQGIHRALCSGLDAARAVDAHLRGDPWALSRYSLQVASDFAADLAERARFYARERRWRGRPFWERRTGRPSPGGLTVS
- the tnpC gene encoding IS66 family transposase, whose amino-acid sequence is MSESDLAKLDRDALIALILKLQAEIEALKRSGKRQAAPFSKGTRKADPKRPGRKPGEGSFKTREAPAPETLSEPPIDVPVVEAECPKCGGELDEGRVEEASITDLPEVVRPRVRLFRVGVRRCKRCKATARGRHPDLAADQRGATAHRLGPRILAAAHFLHYGLGVPVRKLPALLEALVGVRLTQGAITLDALKKAAGAIGATYRNLCDSVREAPFVHTDDTGWREGGSPRWLMVFETDAATVYQVRPRHRNEEVRERIPADYRGVMITDRAGVYDAEAFAGVEKQKCLAHALRSISEVLESKTRGARRFAKRLKDLLKRALELGRERRAGPPPADFAGRVRRLKFALTDHLRDRTLRDRDDQRLLNELGRCNDAGSLVRFLDDPRVEPTNNRAERALRPAVIARKTSQCTKNARGTRAFEAWTSVLRTLSRTLPAPDLLDDIVRITHPAAPPIS
- a CDS encoding RHS repeat-associated core domain-containing protein; this encodes MLVEAIIKRMMMQSNNQGTGDMVLSRIQAALGRLSGLAPLPYGAASGMLTIPGGAGRVDLGHLFLMVDWGFPAGSPADLPLVLRYKNASVELTEFGKSWSMPYHRAIEWYDDEATILTPIRVDHYERIGAGPSYAPLDGVSSTLTGAPGGEWAETQQDGTSYHYDATGALRTIRNRAGVRWTLTWDQVYTRMRSIEGPFGRRTTLTHAPSGMIRRVQDPGGRIFTFTVDANDNLARITTPALCVTSFAYVPTSGSGTAKNRMVARIDPLGNRTTFTYTLPMEVAEPAVFQSFRLPTGQITTLTSGYSPPRTTIIDPRGGRWTVTFDSRTRPVATIDPLGIRTSYQWDSFSSYGLTRVTDGRGVRTTFGYVETSTGVYQSSSVQTAAGTYQLAYGAEGRLRRVIDERGNVSTLMWDSQGNRTAVIDPYGVRTSYAYDAHGRPAAVIDGLGRRSTRIYDALGRSAADIDPLGNRTSYAYDVNSQPRRTVDQLGNIWTTMYDDVNRLAAEINPLGGRSSYSYDLTGRLISVISPVGRRATMIYGPTGDQLVRIDAAGKRTTYTYDSVGNLISAKNPAGDVATTSYDALNRPVVALDSSQGRISLSYDPAGNIRRTTNAAGAMYTNIYDLANRLVVSVDPVRARTTYVYDQAGNLKRVVDALGAITTAVLDKLNRRLANVSSIGGRTSYAYDKVGNEIRRVDPLSRITTSSYDGANRLISVIEPNNARATRIYDKIGRLASVVKANGQRSSVVYDKIGREIRTIDPLGRRTTYAYDPENNLVSEIDGRGVRTSYTYDAVGRVVNCEYNDGSRLTISYDANGRRLVLADWNGRTSWTYETGGQVKRMANSKGYTVSNVWDKAGRRLSMVVQGVGTFAYSYNATGSTRRMVNPAGEITSWSYDLVGREIRILSGNDRQTSFAYDNGGRLSRLSNYSNTGTTLSSYRYSYDDMGNKRSSVELSGDRVSWSYDSSDRLVSERRSGANAFSETISYDLVGNRILSRSVGGRTTYAYDAAAQIRRYTDSTGVTTITYDGSGNLRSRITSSGQRYTNIWDPRGYLGAVAQPSGARVSFVYDGNGYRVEQRSASQSIKFLWDNRNVVVEEVVGSGSPVVYTVAPKIYGDVISSRSSSSTTNYLFDGLSSVRALLKAGSLTDSYVYTASGKLVYSSGSSTNRYRFAGRVGYAIVDGLELYLARARFYDPLSGRFISVDPIGAFAMFDPYGYTRGNYVNKVDPSGLFLGWGYGNFCGWSKQAACPPFMDPREPVDIVDAACQRHDCCIGSGYISGWCNWRHCTLALCDQVKDAFVWQCQAEYGLDDTQYRYRQCTLAAASIALGLCGSPRMPWE
- a CDS encoding TolB family protein — translated: MLSFGIFGRSSEVAASCGRVFAIVSLLTAVVASIGCDPGVDSWARFQETKQFDGGAPAVCAAMGTIVFSSPQSGHGDIYSWDEFGYHGLHRLTHDEQFESHPVCSPDGRWIVYSKEEAGYAHLWIMSSDGSGQRQLTSGKFFDYPKGFSGDCASVYFVRIYPSSGMARSADWWHVNLDGTGLVKGGGPQNIPASGSSIDVPGVGTYDFQRYRKMIVQKIGKEPEVVELPPGVTSFAVLDRDRERIVYSSLARGDTFVEIYQVDLKSDKLSRLR